One Paenibacillus sp. FSL W8-0186 genomic window carries:
- a CDS encoding NlpC/P60 family protein, with the protein MSESNSLNSLTTIYSRLTTLGESEQVLNSIGISMKDMNGNVKNGSAVLDEVAGKWSNLSKEQQYNTALQLAGQSQLSRFIALMENYDTSTRASEAALYSQGSAMRENADYMNSLEARVQTMKTAWDTLALSMGNAVINDSIIGVTSVLTGLMKVLTFSIDKIGLLPTLLGIVGTSAATVSKNFRTATIAVLTLGRGMTTLGVSATAAKIALRGLMASTGVGLALAALGFVLEKVANLFGSAKESQQEYFDNLKQNIADTESNIVSLENLSKALSDRSKSQEELNKALEQTSQSVPDIISHYTAEGKAVYKSKAEIDKLIESEKALNLERSKRLYQESTESLKDSAKDITSNKKKVGKLQQKHDYASARVDALLSAEEFINDNKKVFDEQDANSNEYIRKVQELNDKIASIFKEKGQYVDEGWLSKEILGHGGITQAVTVARSELGKLDGEFQDAKGKYDSALKDFTDLFKTYNNNLINETNVTDNNVRLFLDNLSNSFSKTMNVTKSNSDDLVFQYEDLASDINQYLKENNIDLAQAIESGNTAAIIEDLKLKFPDYINVLDDLAISLAEAAKNTQASLPIYDETGREIGRIASAADAAASSFRGLKEVLGENNEVIGFTGYSTNTEGTIGYLSEYLQDAKEEMKLLNDAEIELEDGQSLSISTIKKLNDKYGDFADVTKMSREEILLFLQAQKEKSKQTLKDDIKDTQTLIDNANERINKLKEERQALIDKYAAMVENGSMNENQAEKLIINQIAKQNAAESEVEDETVRLKLYKAALDELTKTQNSNEKENKKSKETFKETTEVLSRLQQQINGVDDAIKKVNSQRERYAKHSQKYRDSIIAENKLLAEKNRLLEEGVKDPSKLLPVKQAVNSSGTSNSSSDPINNMLSAASGLQGTFTYKQVSGKFKGTYEEFAKQAVSDCSQFVQEMFEEFLGINLPRTAAEQAKQGAKVDKADLQKGDLLFFNTTGEDNSHVGIYKGNGEFIHMGVKSGLSTQKLDSKYWSEKYQGAKRVTSRSSSSGGDHSQKDLNETGKQAAQEIADNNAKIYQGQRDYLESVRAYYANLLDIEDDKIHKSQFKQSNYTDYSENWRKYESDVVGNLIQKREIKKQEYQEFQNTIDAKGFERELFEADLRKLLQEIDDITLEIDGKNLGIINSKLDEFSEKASNVNKELELSKARMAQVNENSSEYSKELSQQISLTSQQIDINEEAIKYLEEQIQSEQLSAKAKEELTKELHNLIIANYEYNKSIQNIRETYADQIISNFKKMIETQRDLELDTLEKRTKAENKRHETFMQNIDDEDKRFEEYINKQIKLLDRQNTADDYETELEKKLKERQKIQESLNKWSLDQSMEGKAKRKELQDQLDAAEEEIERFKLERERTLTKEGLQDQLDDRKKYTEKVKKDQDDLHKETLEKIDSEKEKTQQKYKDLLENEKYFYEMKKNLLSQDAQVVEATLNELKGKYNIFFSILKDHAFETSQAFENLNYAMQLDFDKLLNFPIGSNSSSNNGNNSNTASPSSPASPAFTAKELEIIEIMKGNSKAWAAATNQNRKNEIAAENLRLGAQIGATRDDKTGIWYKNGVKLYHDGGEVGVAGTTTRTWWEKIKSTLKPNEELGILKTGEVVLDNPLQFVYNFAGEMSKKLSLLSPSSSTANAVQAVSGGGVAIDTVIIQANDRETGTSLLNKFESAMNRSIKIGTFKK; encoded by the coding sequence ATGTCCGAAAGTAACAGCCTGAACTCACTAACCACGATTTACTCGCGCCTGACGACACTCGGAGAATCCGAACAGGTACTGAACAGCATTGGCATTTCCATGAAAGACATGAACGGCAATGTGAAGAACGGATCTGCGGTTCTGGACGAAGTGGCCGGTAAATGGAGCAATCTAAGCAAGGAGCAGCAGTATAATACCGCACTGCAATTGGCCGGTCAGTCCCAGCTCTCCCGATTCATCGCCCTGATGGAGAACTATGACACCAGCACGAGAGCAAGCGAAGCGGCCCTCTACTCTCAAGGATCCGCTATGCGGGAGAATGCCGACTACATGAACTCCCTTGAAGCCAGAGTCCAAACAATGAAAACCGCCTGGGACACGCTCGCCTTATCGATGGGAAATGCCGTGATCAACGACTCAATTATTGGTGTAACGAGTGTATTAACGGGTTTGATGAAGGTACTAACCTTTAGCATTGACAAAATTGGTTTGCTCCCTACCTTGCTAGGAATCGTTGGTACTTCGGCTGCCACGGTAAGTAAAAACTTTAGAACAGCCACGATTGCCGTATTAACGCTTGGTCGAGGTATGACAACGCTTGGAGTGTCTGCAACAGCAGCAAAAATAGCCCTGAGAGGCTTAATGGCAAGTACAGGAGTTGGACTTGCTCTAGCTGCATTAGGTTTTGTACTTGAGAAGGTCGCCAATTTATTTGGGAGTGCCAAAGAGTCTCAGCAAGAGTATTTTGATAATTTAAAGCAAAATATTGCGGATACTGAAAGCAATATCGTATCCCTTGAGAATTTAAGTAAAGCCCTAAGTGACCGAAGTAAGTCTCAAGAAGAGTTAAATAAGGCTCTTGAACAAACTTCCCAGTCCGTCCCGGATATCATCAGTCACTACACTGCCGAGGGAAAAGCTGTTTACAAATCTAAAGCAGAAATAGATAAACTTATTGAGTCTGAAAAGGCCCTAAATCTAGAGAGAAGCAAAAGATTATATCAAGAATCAACGGAATCGCTAAAAGATTCCGCGAAAGATATCACTTCAAACAAAAAAAAAGTTGGAAAACTGCAGCAGAAACATGACTACGCCTCAGCTAGGGTTGATGCACTATTATCCGCCGAAGAATTCATTAATGATAATAAAAAAGTTTTCGACGAGCAGGATGCAAACTCTAATGAATATATTAGGAAAGTTCAGGAACTAAACGATAAAATTGCTAGTATATTTAAAGAAAAAGGCCAGTACGTTGATGAGGGCTGGCTTTCTAAAGAAATATTAGGTCATGGCGGCATTACTCAAGCAGTTACTGTGGCCAGATCAGAACTGGGCAAACTGGATGGAGAATTCCAGGATGCTAAAGGCAAGTATGATAGTGCATTAAAAGACTTTACGGATCTTTTTAAAACTTATAATAACAACCTCATCAATGAAACAAATGTAACAGATAATAATGTCAGGCTGTTTCTAGACAATCTGAGTAACTCCTTTTCGAAAACAATGAATGTTACGAAGTCCAATTCTGATGATTTGGTTTTTCAATATGAAGACTTGGCCTCAGATATCAACCAGTATCTAAAAGAAAATAACATAGATCTGGCTCAAGCAATTGAGTCAGGGAACACCGCTGCGATTATTGAAGATTTAAAGTTAAAATTCCCTGATTATATTAATGTTCTTGATGATCTGGCCATTTCTTTAGCCGAAGCAGCCAAAAATACTCAAGCAAGCTTGCCGATATATGATGAAACCGGAAGGGAAATTGGCAGAATAGCAAGCGCAGCCGATGCAGCAGCTAGCAGCTTCCGTGGATTAAAGGAAGTTCTTGGGGAAAACAACGAAGTCATTGGATTTACCGGTTACTCAACTAATACCGAAGGTACGATCGGTTATTTGAGCGAGTATTTGCAAGATGCTAAAGAAGAAATGAAACTTTTGAATGACGCTGAGATAGAGCTCGAAGACGGCCAGTCTCTCTCCATATCGACGATAAAGAAGCTGAATGATAAATATGGCGATTTTGCTGATGTAACAAAAATGAGTCGTGAAGAAATCCTTCTTTTCTTGCAGGCTCAAAAAGAAAAAAGTAAACAAACATTAAAAGATGATATTAAAGATACTCAAACTTTGATTGATAATGCAAACGAGAGAATTAATAAACTTAAAGAAGAACGTCAGGCATTAATTGATAAATATGCTGCTATGGTAGAAAATGGTTCAATGAATGAAAACCAGGCTGAAAAGCTGATAATCAACCAAATTGCAAAACAAAATGCTGCAGAATCTGAAGTTGAAGACGAGACTGTCAGACTCAAGTTATATAAAGCTGCTCTCGACGAGCTTACCAAGACACAAAATTCAAACGAAAAAGAAAACAAGAAATCCAAAGAAACCTTTAAGGAAACTACAGAGGTTCTTTCAAGGCTTCAACAGCAAATAAATGGCGTAGACGACGCAATCAAAAAAGTTAACAGCCAGCGTGAACGATACGCTAAACATTCTCAAAAGTATCGTGATTCGATAATTGCTGAAAATAAATTACTTGCTGAAAAAAATAGACTTTTAGAAGAAGGTGTTAAAGACCCTTCTAAGTTGCTGCCAGTCAAGCAAGCAGTTAATAGTTCTGGAACTAGCAACTCGTCTAGCGACCCTATCAATAATATGCTTTCTGCTGCTTCCGGTTTGCAAGGTACTTTTACATATAAACAAGTTTCCGGTAAATTCAAAGGCACTTATGAGGAATTCGCGAAGCAAGCCGTGTCGGATTGCTCCCAATTCGTACAAGAAATGTTCGAGGAGTTTTTAGGAATCAACCTCCCTCGTACAGCTGCTGAACAAGCCAAACAAGGTGCAAAAGTTGATAAAGCAGACTTGCAAAAAGGGGATCTTTTATTTTTTAATACTACGGGCGAAGATAATTCTCACGTTGGTATTTACAAGGGTAACGGCGAGTTTATCCATATGGGTGTCAAAAGCGGGTTAAGTACTCAAAAATTGGACAGCAAATATTGGTCAGAAAAATACCAAGGTGCAAAAAGGGTAACTAGCCGCAGCTCTTCCAGTGGTGGCGATCATTCACAAAAAGACCTCAACGAAACAGGCAAACAGGCTGCTCAAGAAATAGCCGATAATAATGCCAAGATCTATCAAGGTCAGCGGGATTATCTAGAAAGTGTCCGCGCCTACTATGCAAATTTACTAGATATCGAAGACGACAAAATCCACAAATCGCAATTCAAACAGTCTAATTATACTGATTACTCTGAGAATTGGAGAAAATATGAATCTGATGTCGTCGGTAATTTAATTCAAAAGAGAGAAATAAAAAAACAGGAATATCAAGAGTTTCAAAATACGATTGATGCAAAAGGATTTGAGCGAGAGCTTTTTGAAGCCGATCTACGAAAGCTATTACAAGAAATTGATGATATTACACTAGAGATTGACGGTAAAAATCTCGGCATCATCAATAGCAAGCTTGATGAATTTAGCGAAAAAGCCTCTAATGTTAATAAGGAGCTTGAGCTTTCTAAAGCTAGAATGGCACAAGTAAATGAAAATTCTTCTGAATACTCTAAAGAGCTGTCTCAGCAAATTTCGTTAACCAGTCAACAAATCGACATTAATGAAGAAGCCATCAAATATCTTGAAGAGCAAATACAAAGCGAACAGCTGTCGGCTAAAGCCAAAGAAGAATTAACAAAAGAACTTCATAACTTAATCATTGCTAACTATGAATATAACAAATCCATCCAGAATATCAGAGAAACCTACGCCGATCAGATCATCAGCAACTTCAAGAAAATGATCGAGACACAGCGCGATTTGGAACTGGATACCCTAGAGAAACGCACCAAGGCAGAAAACAAAAGACACGAAACGTTCATGCAGAACATCGATGACGAAGATAAACGGTTTGAAGAGTATATCAACAAACAAATCAAGCTGCTTGACCGTCAGAATACCGCGGATGACTATGAAACCGAACTGGAGAAAAAGCTCAAAGAGCGGCAAAAGATTCAGGAAAGCCTGAACAAATGGTCCTTGGATCAATCCATGGAAGGCAAAGCCAAACGTAAAGAATTACAGGACCAGTTGGATGCTGCAGAGGAAGAGATCGAGCGCTTCAAATTAGAGCGTGAAAGAACCCTCACCAAAGAAGGCCTGCAGGATCAGCTGGATGATCGTAAGAAGTATACGGAGAAAGTCAAAAAGGATCAAGATGATCTTCATAAAGAAACACTCGAGAAAATCGATAGCGAGAAAGAGAAAACGCAGCAAAAATATAAAGATCTTCTCGAAAATGAGAAGTATTTTTATGAAATGAAGAAAAACCTGCTCAGTCAGGATGCTCAAGTTGTTGAAGCAACACTCAATGAACTAAAGGGCAAGTACAATATATTTTTCTCTATACTCAAGGATCATGCATTCGAGACTTCCCAAGCTTTCGAGAACCTGAACTATGCTATGCAATTGGATTTTGATAAGCTGCTCAATTTCCCTATAGGGAGTAACAGTAGCTCTAATAATGGGAATAATAGCAATACTGCCAGCCCCAGCTCTCCTGCCTCCCCTGCTTTTACAGCAAAAGAACTGGAAATTATCGAAATCATGAAAGGCAACAGTAAAGCATGGGCAGCAGCAACAAATCAGAACAGAAAAAATGAAATTGCTGCAGAAAACCTGCGGCTCGGAGCTCAGATTGGAGCTACACGCGACGATAAAACCGGAATATGGTACAAAAATGGCGTCAAATTATACCATGACGGCGGAGAAGTCGGAGTAGCTGGAACCACGACTCGAACCTGGTGGGAGAAAATAAAGAGCACCCTGAAGCCTAACGAAGAATTAGGCATTCTCAAGACAGGCGAAGTTGTCCTGGATAATCCTTTGCAATTTGTTTATAATTTTGCCGGCGAAATGTCCAAGAAGCTCTCTCTCCTCTCTCCGTCCAGCAGTACGGCCAATGCGGTTCAGGCGGTCTCTGG
- the ribE gene encoding 6,7-dimethyl-8-ribityllumazine synthase, with protein MAQVFEGHLVSEGLKYGIVVGRFNEFITSKLLGGALDALKRHGVKDEEVNVAWVPGAFEIPFAAQKMAESGKYDAVITLGTVIRGSTSHYDYVCNEVAKGVAAIGLKTGVPTIFGVVTTENIEQAIERAGTKAGNKGWDAAMAAIEMANLTNLLK; from the coding sequence ATGGCACAGGTATTTGAAGGACATCTTGTCTCGGAAGGTTTGAAATATGGGATCGTCGTTGGCCGCTTTAACGAGTTTATAACGAGCAAGCTGCTTGGCGGTGCGCTGGACGCATTGAAGCGTCATGGTGTAAAAGATGAGGAAGTAAACGTAGCCTGGGTTCCCGGAGCATTCGAGATTCCATTTGCTGCACAAAAGATGGCTGAAAGCGGAAAATACGATGCCGTCATTACGCTGGGTACGGTCATCCGTGGATCAACGTCTCATTATGATTATGTATGCAACGAAGTCGCTAAGGGCGTAGCCGCGATCGGATTGAAAACAGGCGTTCCGACGATCTTCGGTGTAGTGACTACGGAGAATATCGAGCAGGCCATCGAGCGCGCAGGCACGAAGGCAGGCAACAAAGGCTGGGATGCGGCAATGGCTGCAATCGAAATGGCCAACTTGACGAATTTGCTAAAATAG
- the ribD gene encoding bifunctional diaminohydroxyphosphoribosylaminopyrimidine deaminase/5-amino-6-(5-phosphoribosylamino)uracil reductase RibD has translation MEIINDEYYMRLALDMAGRSQGQTGINPVVGSVIVKDGAVIGLGSHLKRGTPHAEVHALNMAGEAAEGSTVYVTLEPCSHHGATPPCSEGLVKAGVSRVVVACEDPNPQVAGKGIELLRRNGIEVEVGVLRNEAIKLNRKFIKFITTGMPYVTIKTASTLDGKIASKSGDSKWISNDASRERVHTMRHRHHGIMVGVDTVIADDPSLTTRLSVPGISPARIIVDSTLRIPDEAKVLSDNAVQTIVLTTEKASEARRAQLTERGIQVIVSGKGPRVDLQSGLRRLGEHGISSLLVEGGGRLNGSLLNGKLVDEVVLFMAPKIIGGLNAPGTFVFDGFELMKDAVVLNDLTVEQIGDNVCISGYPAWNE, from the coding sequence TTGGAGATCATTAATGACGAGTACTATATGAGACTAGCCCTGGACATGGCGGGCCGGTCTCAGGGACAAACCGGCATCAACCCGGTGGTTGGGTCCGTTATTGTAAAGGATGGAGCTGTCATCGGTCTTGGCAGTCACTTGAAGCGGGGGACTCCGCATGCGGAAGTTCATGCGCTGAATATGGCCGGCGAGGCGGCAGAAGGCAGCACGGTTTACGTGACGCTGGAGCCGTGCAGCCATCACGGGGCAACGCCTCCGTGCAGCGAAGGCCTGGTCAAAGCCGGGGTAAGCCGCGTAGTTGTTGCTTGCGAAGACCCAAATCCACAAGTGGCCGGTAAAGGTATAGAGCTTCTGCGGCGAAACGGAATCGAGGTGGAGGTCGGTGTCCTGCGGAATGAGGCGATAAAGCTAAACCGGAAATTCATCAAATTCATTACGACCGGGATGCCGTATGTCACGATCAAGACCGCCAGTACGCTGGACGGGAAAATCGCTTCTAAAAGCGGTGACAGCAAATGGATATCAAACGATGCATCACGGGAGCGCGTACACACGATGCGCCATCGCCATCATGGGATTATGGTCGGTGTGGATACGGTGATCGCTGATGATCCTTCTTTAACAACGAGGCTGTCGGTACCTGGCATTTCGCCAGCGAGAATCATTGTCGACTCGACTCTTCGTATACCTGATGAAGCCAAGGTGCTCAGCGATAACGCCGTACAGACGATTGTGCTGACGACGGAGAAGGCTTCTGAAGCCAGGCGGGCACAGTTAACCGAGCGGGGAATCCAGGTTATTGTTAGCGGCAAAGGGCCGCGGGTCGATCTTCAATCCGGATTGCGCAGGCTTGGCGAACACGGCATTTCTTCGCTGCTTGTCGAAGGGGGGGGACGTCTTAACGGATCGCTGCTTAATGGCAAGCTGGTTGATGAAGTTGTTTTGTTCATGGCACCAAAAATCATCGGCGGTCTGAATGCGCCAGGCACCTTTGTGTTTGATGGCTTCGAACTTATGAAGGATGCGGTCGTCTTAAACGATTTAACCGTGGAGCAGATCGGCGATAATGTTTGCATTTCGGGATATCCCGCTTGGAACGAATAG
- a CDS encoding bifunctional 3,4-dihydroxy-2-butanone-4-phosphate synthase/GTP cyclohydrolase II: protein MSDIQLDRVEEAIYELMRGKVIIVVDDEDRENEGDFVALAEKATPEVINFMITEGRGLVCLPITSERAEELDLKPMVAQNTDYHGTAFTVSIDHVDTTTGISAYERSLTVKAIMDPSAKPSDFRRPGHMFPLIAKKGGVLRRAGHTEAAVDLARMCGSYPAGVICEVIKEDGTMARLPDLVQIAKQFDLKLISVKDLIHYRNEKEKLVTREVEVRMPTDYGEFRAIAYTNDVDAKEHVALVKGEISSEEPVLVRVHSECLTGDVFHSHRCDCGPQFEAALRQIEEEGSGVLLYMRQEGRGIGLVNKLKAYKLQEQGLDTVDANLKLGFPADLRDYGIGAQILKDLGVRQIRLLTNNPRKITGLEGYGLQVVERVPIQMKENEDNSNYLHTKQKKLGHLLHFDVIEQNETSGN from the coding sequence ATGAGTGATATTCAATTGGATCGGGTGGAGGAAGCCATTTACGAGCTCATGCGCGGCAAAGTCATTATCGTTGTCGATGATGAGGACCGGGAAAATGAAGGGGATTTCGTGGCACTCGCCGAGAAGGCCACGCCGGAGGTCATCAACTTCATGATTACCGAAGGGCGCGGGCTCGTCTGCCTGCCTATTACTTCGGAGCGGGCGGAAGAGCTTGATTTAAAACCGATGGTCGCGCAAAATACGGACTATCATGGTACGGCTTTTACCGTATCGATCGACCATGTCGACACAACAACCGGTATATCGGCCTATGAACGTTCGCTTACGGTGAAGGCGATCATGGATCCCAGCGCGAAGCCTTCCGACTTCCGCAGACCAGGGCATATGTTCCCGTTGATCGCGAAGAAAGGCGGTGTTCTGCGGCGTGCAGGGCATACGGAAGCGGCGGTCGATCTAGCGCGGATGTGCGGTTCATATCCAGCCGGCGTCATCTGCGAAGTGATTAAGGAAGACGGAACGATGGCACGCTTGCCGGATCTTGTGCAGATTGCCAAGCAGTTCGACTTGAAGCTGATCAGCGTCAAGGATTTGATCCATTACCGCAACGAGAAGGAGAAGCTCGTTACTCGGGAAGTGGAGGTACGCATGCCGACCGACTACGGTGAGTTCCGCGCGATCGCTTATACGAACGATGTAGACGCCAAGGAGCATGTCGCTCTTGTCAAAGGGGAAATCAGCAGCGAGGAACCCGTGCTGGTGCGGGTCCACTCCGAGTGTCTGACCGGAGACGTGTTCCATTCCCACCGCTGCGATTGCGGGCCGCAATTCGAGGCAGCACTAAGGCAAATCGAAGAGGAAGGCAGCGGTGTCCTGCTATACATGCGCCAGGAAGGACGGGGCATTGGGCTGGTCAACAAGCTCAAGGCATACAAGCTGCAGGAGCAAGGACTGGATACGGTTGATGCCAACCTGAAGCTCGGCTTCCCGGCTGACCTGCGGGATTACGGCATCGGCGCGCAAATTCTGAAGGATCTTGGCGTCCGCCAGATCCGGCTGCTAACCAATAATCCTCGTAAAATTACCGGACTTGAGGGCTACGGTCTGCAAGTCGTGGAACGTGTCCCTATCCAAATGAAGGAAAATGAGGACAACAGCAATTATTTGCATACGAAGCAGAAGAAACTGGGGCATTTGCTTCATTTTGACGTCATCGAGCAGAACGAAACATCGGGAAATTAA
- a CDS encoding riboflavin synthase, which translates to MFTGLVEEVGAIKSVQSKGEAMVISISANTVTQGMKLGDSVAVNGVCLTATQFDRSSFSVDVMPQTYRHTNLSQLRSGSKVNLERAMAADGRFGGHIVQGHVDGVGTITGVKQDQNAVVFEISPAKKSLFRYIIPKGSITVDGISLTVVRAEDPIFSVSIIPHTLAETVLAHKRQGDTVNLECDILGKYVEHLLAFGKGNNEGEPSETEDSSIGIDMPFLMKNGFA; encoded by the coding sequence TTGTTTACCGGGCTAGTGGAGGAAGTAGGCGCCATCAAATCGGTTCAAAGCAAGGGCGAGGCGATGGTTATCAGCATATCTGCAAACACGGTGACCCAAGGGATGAAGCTTGGGGACAGCGTCGCTGTCAATGGGGTGTGCCTGACGGCCACGCAATTTGACCGTTCATCCTTTTCGGTAGACGTTATGCCGCAAACGTACCGCCATACGAATCTGAGCCAGCTCAGATCGGGCAGCAAAGTAAACCTAGAGCGAGCCATGGCTGCAGACGGCCGTTTTGGCGGACATATCGTTCAGGGGCACGTAGACGGAGTAGGAACGATTACGGGAGTGAAGCAGGATCAGAATGCGGTCGTTTTCGAAATATCCCCTGCGAAGAAATCCCTGTTTAGATACATTATTCCTAAAGGCTCCATTACGGTCGATGGAATAAGCCTTACAGTCGTTCGCGCGGAAGACCCTATCTTCAGCGTATCGATCATTCCCCATACTTTGGCGGAAACCGTTCTTGCGCATAAACGCCAGGGGGATACCGTTAATCTGGAATGCGATATCCTCGGCAAATATGTTGAGCATTTGCTCGCATTCGGTAAAGGGAATAACGAGGGTGAGCCGTCCGAGACTGAAGACTCCTCAATAGGCATCGATATGCCGTTTCTGATGAAGAACGGGTTCGCATAA
- a CDS encoding phage tail tape measure protein: MANDTKILITADININLSIAALNKAIKDIEKHPSLKKIKITIEIDKQENDKVGKSFGQALKSVYKQTHAFIKNNKALLKQGMQDIIKTILEVDTQITQLKRVMNEGTDFESMLRGSIQTANELGHSISEVNNLMIKIGRMGFDEQQTLALTKTATLFQNISELTPDQAIQTMTAAMSAFNIEAEDSILIADRLNAVDNKFSVTSQDLASSLTQAGTAASNYGISMEKLIGDTTAISMATRESGEVIGKLVAA, encoded by the coding sequence ATGGCAAATGATACGAAAATTCTAATTACCGCCGATATCAACATAAATCTGTCGATCGCCGCGCTGAATAAAGCCATAAAAGATATTGAAAAACACCCGTCTTTGAAGAAGATCAAGATCACCATCGAAATCGACAAGCAAGAAAATGATAAGGTCGGTAAAAGCTTTGGCCAAGCACTAAAATCTGTTTACAAACAAACGCATGCTTTCATTAAAAATAACAAGGCTCTCCTGAAGCAAGGTATGCAGGATATTATTAAAACCATTCTTGAGGTCGATACGCAAATCACGCAGCTTAAACGGGTCATGAACGAAGGAACGGATTTCGAGAGCATGCTGCGCGGAAGCATTCAAACGGCAAATGAGCTGGGACATTCCATCAGTGAAGTGAATAACCTAATGATCAAGATTGGCCGCATGGGCTTTGACGAACAGCAAACCCTTGCGCTCACCAAAACGGCCACCCTGTTTCAAAATATCTCGGAGCTGACACCGGATCAAGCGATCCAGACAATGACGGCAGCGATGTCCGCGTTCAATATCGAAGCGGAGGACAGCATTCTAATTGCTGACAGGCTTAACGCGGTGGACAATAAATTCTCCGTAACAAGCCAGGATTTGGCCAGCAGCTTAACCCAGGCCGGAACTGCGGCTAGCAACTATGGAATTTCCATGGAAAAGCTGATCGGTGATACGACAGCCATTTCCATGGCCACGCGTGAGAGTGGTGAAGTGATCGGTAAACTCGTTGCCGCCTGA
- a CDS encoding segregation/condensation protein A, with protein MTTVTYKLDTFEGPLDLLLHLIDKAEVDIYQISVSEITDQYLEYLDNMQELELEITSEFLVMAATLLSIKSKQLLPKPPVIEFDDDFDYLMEDEEDPRDELIRKLIEYRKYKGIAEHLHEREWERSLIFTKEAEDLSPFMPEVHDNPVKGLHAADLIASFQKALRRAVKRSSVARIHRDEISVKDRIRDVIAALESTGIGGRLLFSKLLHPEMYRHEIVVTFLAILELMKMKQIVCYQNKLFDDIVMEWRGEVKADELSGLEIDY; from the coding sequence TTGACGACAGTAACTTATAAACTGGATACCTTTGAGGGTCCGCTGGACCTGCTGCTTCATCTTATCGATAAGGCAGAGGTCGATATATATCAAATATCAGTCAGTGAAATTACCGATCAATACCTGGAATACCTGGATAACATGCAGGAGCTCGAGCTGGAAATCACGAGCGAGTTTCTCGTTATGGCAGCTACCCTGCTGTCGATCAAGAGCAAGCAGCTGCTTCCTAAGCCGCCTGTGATCGAATTCGATGACGATTTCGATTATTTGATGGAGGATGAGGAGGATCCGCGGGACGAGCTGATCCGCAAGCTGATCGAATACCGTAAATACAAGGGGATTGCCGAGCATTTGCACGAGCGGGAATGGGAGCGAAGCCTGATCTTTACAAAGGAGGCCGAGGATTTATCGCCCTTCATGCCGGAAGTGCATGACAATCCCGTAAAAGGGCTGCATGCTGCCGACTTGATCGCTTCGTTTCAGAAGGCGCTGCGCCGCGCCGTGAAACGCAGCTCGGTCGCCCGAATTCACCGGGACGAAATTTCGGTCAAGGATCGGATCCGTGACGTAATCGCTGCGCTGGAGAGTACGGGCATAGGCGGAAGGCTGCTGTTTTCCAAGCTGCTGCATCCGGAGATGTACCGTCATGAAATCGTGGTCACCTTTCTGGCGATATTGGAGCTGATGAAGATGAAGCAGATCGTATGTTACCAAAACAAACTTTTTGACGACATTGTGATGGAGTGGAGAGGGGAAGTAAAGGCAGATGAATTATCGGGACTTGAAATCGATTATTGA